Part of the Lucilia cuprina isolate Lc7/37 chromosome 5, ASM2204524v1, whole genome shotgun sequence genome is shown below.
aacgcaatttttttaaatctacttcaaaaagattgcagaaaatatttttttacaaatatgtattgttattatttttctcatatCTAGTATATTAACAGGTCAATTAATCCCTCCTTAACATTTCAACTACTTCCATCATGGAAGTTCCATGTTCCTAACTAGTCAATTGCATCTTCAGATCTGTACATAGCAAAACTAAAAGTGTTATTCAGCAATTTATAATATTTCGATTTAGATTTTCGTACATTTCGGTTAACCGGTTTTTTGTTATCGGTTAACCGACAAACCGGTTTTCCaggtaagttttttataaacactatttgtaattcaaagaaattaatttggtttatttcgcgtAGGTTTATGAGATTCAGCATAGCCTAACttgttataattatttctttaattataacAAGTTaggctagatagatagatagatagatagatagatagatagatagatagatagatagatagatagatagatagatagatagatagatagatagatagatagatagatagatagatagatagatagatagatagatagatagatagatagatagatagatagatagatagatagatagatagatagatagatagatagatagatagatagatagatagatagacagatagaggGCTAGGTGCAATAATGGACGAATATTTTGAaccaaaacatttttgtttgttactaAAATCAGCTAAATCTAGCTGCAAAAATGCTAAAATGGTCACACTACTTCGTTATACTACGTTGTAtatacaagtatttattttgtatgtggTGCATTTAATGATGAGCcactaaaaatgaaaaaaactacaataatgATGATAGTAGGCTATTTAGAGATGAGGCTTCAACATAGATTTAAGCAATCCTTCATTTTCAATATGTTGGCAATTATGGTGGTAATTCTGCCAAACATTAACTAATgaagaaatattaaatgtacaaattttatttattagcgGGGCAGATAGAAGTGTAAcaagaacaatttttttcaagcaATTAGAAATTAATGTATCAAATCATTCTAAAGATATAACATTATATACAAATGATTGTGCTGTTAGTTTAAATAACTGTTATTAGTATAAGCACTGATGGGGATAAGTGAGTGCAAGCTTATGATTTGTACACTAGTAAATACAAGTGAAATcaagaaagtaaatttaaaatttttgaaatttattttgggTCTAATATATTACAAAGCAAAAAACAAGGCAAATCTtgctaaataattaatattacccCAAGATTTTATACGGTTACAGTATCCAAAGCGACTAtactaagaaaaaattaatttatctgCTGGATGACGTCTTGTTGAAATCCGCAATCTGATTGAGATTGTATTTTGAATCCTAAAGATATGGTTGGGATAATACAGAGTAACACCAACGAACTTGAAGAAGCTTTGGCGACAGGTTAAGTACGAGTATAAGAGTATTCAAAGTAAAGACAAATTGATGAtggtaatttattttgttaaatattatatatcaaaGAAATCACAAAAATATGAATTACAAACATGCACTTACTTTTACTCTCCAATGTATTGTATAGTTTAACATAATTACGTCGATTAAAGGCTTGAAAGAACGGTTGTAAGCAATTAgagtttgttgttttaaatattaatatctaTTACAGCGGgtttttttgaatgaaaattattgaaatctttaatttgaaaaaaatatatattgtgaagtccctataaattatacaaatcgATAAATCAATAgtgattttagtaaaaattgcactatttttttggcatcagctgtttacacttttacaTTTCTTGTTCAAGTTTTAACCACCTACATTGGGCGTCttaactagcaaacaaaattaactaattgagtactTAAAAACAACTCttgaggattaattttaatttaatccctaatccttcacctaatTATTGGTGTTGTATGCTCTTTTAGAATTCTATTTAATTTCGTTGGTTTTTtctaactattttttaataacgtTTTAAAAGTTATTCTTAAAAGAACATGTGTTAAGCATTTTTCATATCCTCAATGTGAGAAACTGAGAACTTATTTATATGAGgtagaaaatcaagatttttacATATATTAGTTATACAGTGGTGACCGGgaatgtccccatacttagagtggatAGGATGGTACTTCCCAATAAGCATTTTTGCTGGAATCCAAGtgtaaaacaaattgaattCCAGTCAAACATTCAAATTTCAAGCGTTGAAATACACTTGTAGTGCACTTTAATTCAGTGAAAAGGAAACTTGAATTCAAGTCGAACATTACAAtgttataacagttttattcaaGGGTTGAATTATATTgtctataaattaataaaatttaagctccttttgtaatataaatattatttacatatttttctaactaCTCAAGATGttctattaataaatattttggtagAAACAAACCTTTATTAGcgataattaaaaaatagagttcaaattaaatataacattattatATTATGTTCTTCAATaatctttcaaaaaaattattacactaTGTTTTCAATAATCTTTCAACATCCAAATAAATAACCGAAAATCTTGAAATAACGTCAAGATGTATTGATGTTGCCTATACcatataaaaaatgtcaatataTGTCAACATACGTTCAATTCACATTTAACCACAAAAAGTAGCATTTTTAACgtgaatttaaaatcaatttgcaaatttttttattattttgaatatctaaatatattttttccattttgtttgaaaagaaaatttttttgcatgAAAAAGTGTTTGCTTTTTACTTTAACTTGAAAATAATACTTACATTAAAGTTGAAttccaattaaattttaagcacttgaatttaaatttttttatttttttttaaattttttaaatttttttaatgcttaTTGGCTTAGTTtaggtttattaaataaaaatcaaaattatacaATTCTTTACAAATTCAAACAGTACCCCTCAAATAGATGAGGCTTCTGTATACTAGAAAATCAATGGATTTGAACCAAAAACCTAGGTCCATATCCATTGATTTTCTAGTATATAATGtatctaatttaaaattactttttattttcgaaataaaatcaGAGAAATAAtggatttcatgttaagtcggATATTGATAAACTCTTATTAGTATAtgggataataaatcggttaagaaatgtccaattagttatttaaatatataggagtaataaaattgtaaaatgttaaaaaataatacagcaatattaaaaaacctaaaaaaacaaaatacgttgacttaaaaaattaccaatactaaaaataattgattagataatgtttttcttaaaatgtataaaatttaataggtATGGTATTAATTAAGCATTTTATTAATAAGCAAACAAAtttccattttgaaaaaataggGGAATATATagtgccaaatattgaaaaaattttactcTTGAGTTAAACCTCACTTCCCCATCAGACGAGAACAAGTCTGTTGCCAGTGCGTGCGAACTCAGACAAAAGGAACCCGTTACAAATCGATTTTCCTTAATATGGAATGGATAGAGCCAAATTGTAATTtacagaaattgtttaaaataataatgcgGTGTTTTTCATATTATCTATTTTTTTCGGCCTCAAGCGttcaagaaaagaaaatttacacaaataaaatactGCATCCTTTTTTCACTTTGAGGaagtttcaaatatttaagaGAGAATGATCAACAAGGAAACCTCGTTCCATAAGATACGATGcgatacaattttcttattatgaTTCAAAAGATTTATTGGGAAAAGATTTATTAgtcaaagtaaattttaaccCCCTAAGTTTTAATttgagtttttgctgggtatgtatgtagcattttgagaaataaaaatagtacatgttgctttagatttttataataaattaaaaaatgattagCTTATTTCCCTATTTAGagataattttattagtttattttttatttagaaataattttaatgtgattgattaaaaagtattttgtttgcataattttaaaaaaacgtAAAGCTTCTGGAATTTATTAtagatttgtatttgtatttcatattataaaattaacttCTGAAAAATGTATGAAGTAACACTATTcaaagtatgtatgtactgCACCCTGGGGCTGAATAAACACATCTGCATTTTTACTAGCTAGTATATACTTATGTTTCTGGGGCTTCAATCCTGACCTGAATAATAACCTTTAATGAATTACCTTCAAAGTTGGCCTAAATAATAAAGACGAACAACTGTTATAAACAATAACCGTTATAGTAATGACCCTATTTAAAATCGTATATATAGCCGATATATTTGTGTAggattaacatttattatttactatgggaaacaaattcataataacatttatatttgcTATTTGCAGTCTGGtaagatttttatcaaaaaattaataaataatatttaatatttatatttttattatatagttaaCTGCTTATGCTACTGTAAGTTCtgataaatagattttattttcaaatccaAATCCATTTAAAATAGCACACAATACTTTTAGAATCCACTAGTAGGTAAACCAGTAATTCTTCCAACATGTCCAGTACCCACCGAACAGATTTTAAGAGTAAGTGATTCGAATTATAATCTATTGCTAtttcacatgtatgtatgtaggtatgtatgtatgcatgtataatCATTACATTATAATTGTGTTCGATATATTCCCTAAAATTTCGTCAGAACATATGATATTtaacaattcatttaaaaatattatggtgatgaatatacatacattccgTACCTTCGATTATACCAATCATTATTGTGTAatctataattaattttttcagtgTCTTGGGCGATGGGCCTGTCAACACGCCATACGTTTGGATCTAaggtttatatttttcttaacaatctAACAAAACCAATGATCATTGCTTGCTTTTTAGATGTCTTTTAAATCTTAACGGAAATCCTCTTCTTGGTGGCCTTCTAGGTGGCGGCGGAATTTTAGGTGGAGCAAATGGTGGTGGTCTTGAAGGTGCTATTCCTGGTGCTGGTAATGGAATTGTCGGCGGTCTCTTGGGACGTTAATGTGTGGATGTGTCCTCTTCTATTGTTGTAATAACTAAATGCGTGTAACTATGACATAGTTACTATTATTTGGTTTATTcgaataattcaaataaatatacatatgtaaattaaaCTTGCCAAACACTTCAATTCAATTTTAAGATACAGGTAAAAAACGGGGTTTCGTAGaataatgcatttaaaattCGGAAAATATCGTGTGCACAAACGAGATATTGGAGGTCAAAAgttacaaaaatcagttttGTGCGAATATCTCGCATAAAATTTACTAGGTAAACCGTTttgatattattataatttctatagagtATTTGGTTTGaggaatatttttgaataatattaaatgttttcgaAATATAATGCATTATATTTTCACTGCAAAAGCTTCAACTAGCTCTATATATAGACAAACggctttaatttctttaaaatattaatgtatacTTAATGTATTGTTACAAAATAATGAAAGATAAAGTCTGATTCTAAAATTTGGTGGGAATACTATTCTAAATATGGGGATTGTAACCACATTTTTTTCTCATTGTGATCATAAATATGACCAATGATACAATCTGAAATTACTTATAGACCGatacacagtggtataggaaaaaaaagagggaaataattcgataacttctaaacggttaatccgattttaatgaaatttggtatgcacaaagaggaggtgttaacgagtttaagttttgaatttagaccttataggccaaccaagGGCAcggcgggggtcctcaaattaggacacctcggctatgttaaatttttaaaacgatcctatttcttcatttgagttccgatttaaaaaatatttccgattttttattcagtttttgcaaagatacaaatttttcaaattgcaataaaaaattttatttatgaatattttttgatgaaattttacaattaggtagattttttactcaaaatccaaaattaaataaaaatttcgaagttTCTTAtcagaaatcccggaattcccaaaaaagttttaaaaatcccaaaaatgaaattttttggttttttgcctattatatcgaTACCaagggcggggttatcgaaacccgttacaaaatgataaggaacatattgggtcatataaaacaggtcactataatttgatatcgactatgcgatttgagaatttttgctcaaaatttaattttcaataaaaaaaaggttttttttggatggacctggtcctcatttcatttattgtattttatgtaaagtcagctttccgaaaagtataaattctatatacatcttcttagaaactttttagataacttataaagatacttttttcccaaaaaaatggcaaaaaatcgccttttttcaattttttaaattaaaatgcctataactttggactcagtcgtgatttttacataattctttcactgcttgatatataaacttgttgttaagtaaataaaataaaacccgctaatatcaaaaaactaaagtaaggacggtaaaaatttaaaaattttaattttcaaatatctctaaactataagagataatttactgccacgacgacatttttatagtgctcgatgaggagattctatatacgaaattttttaaatcggaactcaaatgaagaaataggatcgttttaaaaatttaacatagccgaggtgtcctaatttgaggaccccccgccgggcccctggttggcctataaggtccaaattcaaaacctaaactcgacaacacctcctctttgtgcataccaaaaatcggattaaccgtttagaagttaccgaattatttccctcttttttttcatataccACTGTGCGATATTGCACTATGGGTCATAGAGCAAGTTTGTAAATGTGTAGCAGTGTATATGCATATTTTAACTGcttataaataacatgaaaattatgACAAATTAGGTAATAGTACAATCTATATTAAGCTTGGAAAATATTAGTGCAATGGGAAAATAATGCACTATAGCACGAAATCATactcattataaataaaaatattcctaaaACAATTATAGGCACACTTATTAGctatcttaaaaatttatggtcctaaatttttgtaaaatcgcATTATTTTATACTTCCTAAAATAAACTGTTATCACGTGTCTAAGTAAAATGGTCAGTGGTCCTACTTGCACATGTTAGTCTGCCACCGTTTTCCAAGTTTATATAAGAACCgtataatttattaatgtagtagaaaactatataaatacatatgaatatatcGTCACCTTAAACGCAAACGGCCCTATCTaacattctttaaattttaaaggagaagcaataaactatttaaattgaaaagtttgtttCTATCAACGCATTTTCTTTGTAGTAAATAAACATGTCGTTTAATAGTGAAACCAATCAGTTGTTATGGTAGTTGACTGGAGTATATACCAATGacctgttgtttttttttttttttttgtcaataaaatcgCGAATTTTGGTCGGAGGAGTTGAATTTTTGGTTAATTAGGGCCGTCATGTCCATTCGTTAACTGGacataaagtggtgtagggtataaaaatactagtagtaGAAGTAGTTGAAAGTCCCCACTTGCAGAATGATCTTTCAAATCAGAggataaataattaattactgTTTAGGTAAAGTTGAATGAAgtctattatatttaaaatttgcaataagtttaatatttgtaaatatttttgaaacgaAATGGCGATACCgaaatggaataaattttttctataattttgtataatattgtacCAATAAACATGAAATACATTACAATAGACTGTTTTTAACAGGGACAGAAAATAATGaatgcttttaaaatttataacaaaaaaatcaaatacaagGATTAAGAGTAAAACTTATTTGAATATACCATTTGTTTTCTCTAAAGATGCATTATCGgctaaaacaatgatttttattttttaagttttatttaaaaaacttaattttaattattattctttgagttttaagttttattttcttgttcaaTTCATAACGATTATTTTTGatctgtatatttttataaaataaaaatcaatgtaaagttttatttttttaaatgaaaaataaaaattattctgaagttttattttattattttttttttaaataactcaatatgaaaatattttctattaaaaaatgtttagagaaatggctttttataatattaaatgtagtttttgagtttttcttaagaaattatcaaaaaagGAGAGTATGCATTTTAACTCTTCACTATCTAAAACGCATAGCTAgataatattgatatttataaaattttcaatatggaATATGTGCATCCAAgataagttttagtttaaaaatttggatttttatgTCAAGTTTTTTTCGGATTGCATAAACACTCATTTATGGATATATTATCTCTTTTTATGCTCATCAATATTAGGGTGATctgattttgtcatttcgtttgtcgTAGATTCACATaagttcatacatacatatattctgggtATTTATAATATTCTAAGACGATGTAGTCAAATACAAACGTTTTTCTGTTGGATGCACTGTATAGTGCAAACGGGAAAAGCAGGAATGCTGAATgctaatatatgtataaatattaaaaaacatgaaTGTAAATACACAACAATTACCAAATCACTGCAAAAAGACAGATGAAAACTTGACGGCTGAGTCTGCATTATGGAATAGAGTGTACACCGGCAACAAATAAATGCAGACAGTCACACAAATAGTTAGCTCTCGTGGAAATCCACCAAAATTAATGATCAATGATTAATTAAGGTTACCAGATAGATATCACCTTCAGAATTGCCAAATTGTCTAAAAACTGAATGAGGGGACCAAAACTTTCGCATTAAGATccatcttttttatttatattaagttaTTAGTAGTATGAATAGCCTCCGATGGTTAGTGTTTTTAGTCTTGTAGACGGAAGGTTTTGGGTTCAATTCCCAACTGAACGCACTGGTAAAACCACCAAAGTACCAAACGCCACGATGTCGTATATAAATTACTAACAAGCAAGCAAACTaactatcaatctatctataatctatctatctatctatctatctatctatctatctatctatctacctacctacctatctatctatctatcatctctatctatctatctatctatctatatatatatataatatatatataatatatatatatatataatatatatatatatatatatatatatatatatatatatatatatatatatatatatatatctatctacctatctatctatctatctatctatctatctatctaactagctagctaactaactaactaattaactaactaaccaacttactATGTTATTAGTTAAATAAATGAAGTTAGCTAAAGGAACCGttcaaaacttgatttttttttatttctcactCATTAATAACTTGGCCTCGCCCCAAATTATATTAACAAGAAATCTTGAACATATACATCAGAGTTGATATATCCTGCAATAACAGACAAGTAAACAATaggtctttaataaaaatatgtctgaacatatatatgtacatccagTGCATAATGCAGGGCTGCCATTTTCAAAGGTCTTAATCCATTTGAAGTTATTAATTCTGAAAATGTATATCTTCTGGCGAAAAGTATCAATTCAGCATTTGCCTGATTGGCCGTTAGTCTCTTCTCCACATTGGATTATTAAAATCAGTTTCACagacaaaattaaatttgaaatctgATCTCTTCCAATCTAACTCCTTTACTTGCCACCTTTTTCCTTCTTTCATTTCTATGACATTGTGGGTAAATTtcctacaaaatatttttattatcagtGTAAGACATTGTATTCTTGTATATTTAGATAGGCCGCATggagtatttataccctacacctctttAGAGGGAatagtatattgggtttgtgctgatgttttgtaacgcacaataatattacacccaatttacacgatgattttttttcatgtttgcccagacgtctgttttcatgtttgtcggtgattggtggtgagcggggaagaggagaatggggggtaagaaaacaaacatgatttgggattttcatgattgtttttgacattcctctttaaactgattcgtactgtttatattatgctcatgtaaaataaataaatatgtctttttttacatgaaaacattaaaatttgcattaaaaaaatactatatactaatttttttaaatcaaattaaatggttttttatgttaaaaatttcattttatttttactacgaataagtaattaaaaaggattatacaattaaacatcaaaaaagacatgcatagttgcatgtaaaaaatcacccgtataaatgttaatgatttttttgaagattctcaaaagagaattggaaaaaacagacgtctgaaaagtcttcatgtaaattgcgccTTAGTCTTatacacaccttaaagtatactaatcggctcagaCTCATATTAAGTATGAGTCGATTTACCCATggccgtccgtctgtccatccatccatgaaaaatttgtaatcaaactacaggtcgcaatttttagataatttaatgaaatttagttcatgatcttctattgttccaaggaattgaaaatggttaatatcggtccattatttcacctagcccccatacaaatgaagttcataattatgtttaatacactcgtatcACGACAAAAAGTAGCAAAACCTAGTTATATTTTTGTCTTGATGACTGccatgaattttttaattatagagCCTCATTAGACCCTAGCCCTTTATAAAAAATCccattcaaaatttgacttaaatgtctacaattttcttcaacaaaaaatggcttaaatatatgtgaggcaaggtacaatttaacttaaatgctttattatgaaaactaaattccactttatttttgtaacaggtgtaggttAGTATATGGTCGGCTTCGCCCCCACTATAATTCCTTTCTTTTTTCAAACCGAAAATTTTTGGGTGTATAATAGGCTTGATGTTTAGATCTCGAGTTAAAACTATGTATCTTAACTCTACCCTGTTCAAAGTCTCATAGAAAACACCTAGTGGTCACCTTAAAAAAACAATCTAACCCACACATGTTTGTGGTAGTGGCATCAGCCACTCCAATAACTTTTATTGtattagtatgtatgtatggtgGGCTTTAAGAGGCATCTTGTGTATGTGAGTTTGTGACTGTGTGACGAGACTGACTAGATGGCTGCTTGGCTTGTTGGCTCACATTAGTTGTTTCGTTTATTGGATGGCTTAAAGGAGGCGCAGTCATAACAGTATAAATAGCTTAAATAGGGCTTCT
Proteins encoded:
- the LOC124420331 gene encoding uncharacterized protein LOC124420331, with protein sequence MGNKFIITFIFAICSLLTAYATNPLVGKPVILPTCPVPTEQILRCLGRWACQHAIRLDLRCLLNLNGNPLLGGLLGGGGILGGANGGGLEGAIPGAGNGIVGGLLGR